The following proteins are encoded in a genomic region of Struthio camelus isolate bStrCam1 chromosome 3, bStrCam1.hap1, whole genome shotgun sequence:
- the TENT5A gene encoding terminal nucleotidyltransferase 5A isoform X3 gives MSPKMSAAERLKPHNGGSSASARSASLAKFQRSGAEEERPPGPAAARRRGAMAEDGGTCAGGGESAHCNVLSWEQVQRLDRILGETIPIHGRGNFPTLAMQPRLIVKVVRSRLELRGIGVRDVRLNGSAASHVLHQHSGLGYKDLDLIFCADLKGEAEFQTVKDVVLDCLLDFLPEGVNKEKITPLTLKEAYVQKMVKVCNDSDRWSLISLSNNSGKNVELKFVDSLRRQFEFSVDSFQIKLDSLLLFYECSENPMTETFHPTIIGESVYGDFQEAFDHLCNKIIATRNPEEIRGGGLLKYCNLLVRGFRAASESEIKSLQRYMCSRFFIDFSDIGEQQRKLESYLQNHFVGLEDRKYDYLMTLHGVVNESTVCLMGHERRQTLNLITMLAIRVLAEQNIIPNVANVTCYYQPAPYVADANFSNYYIAQVQTVFPCQQHTYSTWLPCN, from the exons ATGTCTCCGAAAATGTCAGCAGCTGAGCGGCTAAAACCACATAACGGGGGATCCTCCGCATCTGCTCGGAGCGCTTCCCTTGCCAAATTCCAGCGCTCTG GCGCggaggaagagcggccgccggggccggcggcggcgcggcggcgcggtgcCATGGCCGAGGACGGCGGGACTTGCGCGGGTGGCGGCGAGAGCGCGCACTGCAACGTGCTGAGCTGGGAGCAAGTGCAGCGCCTGGACCGCATCCTGGGCGAGACCATCCCCATCCACGGCCGCGGCAACTTCCCCACGCTGGCCATGCAGCCGCGCCTCATCGTCAAGGTGGTGCGGAGCCGCCTGGAGCTGCGCGGCATCGGCGTGCGCGACGTGCGCCTCAACGGCTCGGCCGCCAGCCACGTCCTGCACCAGCACAGCGGCCTGGGCTACAAGGACCTGGACCTCATCTTCTGCGCCGACCTCAAAGGGGAAGCCGAGTTTCAGACTGTGAAGGACGTGGTCTTGGACTGCCTCTTGGATTTCTTGCCCGAGGGGGTGAACAAGGAGAAGATCACGCCGCTCACCCTCAAG GAAGCGTATGTGCAGAAAATGGTAAAAGTATGCAATGATTCAGATCGGTGGAGTCTCATCTCCTTGTCCAACAACAGTGGCAAAAACGTGGAGCTGAAATTTGTGGACTCTCTGAGGCGGCAGTTTGAATTCAGTGTCGATTCCTTTCAAATCAAGCTGGACTCCCTGCTGCTCTTTTATGAGTGCTCAGAGAATCCAATGACTGAAACTTTTCACCCGACTATCATTGGGGAGAGCGTCTATGGGGATTTCCAAGAAGCCTTTGATCACCTCTGCAACAAGATAATCGCCACCAGAAACCCGGAAGAAATCAGAGGAGGTGGTCTGCTTAAGTACTGCAACCTTTTGGTAAGGGGCTTTAGGGCTGCCTCCGAATCCGAGATTAAGTCCCTGCAGAGATACATGTGCTCGAGATTTTTCATTGACTTCTCAGACATTGGAGAGCAGCAAAGAAAGCTGGAGTCCTACTTGCAGAACCACTTTGTGGGATTAGAGGACCGCAAGTATGACTATCTCATGACCCTTCATGGTGTGGTGAATGAGAGCACAGTGTGCCTGATGGGACATGAGAGGAGACAGACTCTCAATCTGATCACCATGCTGGCCATCCGCGTCCTAGCCGAGCAAAATATCATCCCCAATGTGGCCAATGTCACCTGCTATTACCAGCCAGCCCCGTACGTAGCAGATGCCAACTTCAGCAATTACTACATTGCCCAGGTTCAGACGGTGTTCCCCTGCCAGCAGCACACCTACTCTACTTGGCTGCCCTGTAATTAA
- the TENT5A gene encoding terminal nucleotidyltransferase 5A isoform X2: MQTSEPGPPCAAGSGLGSRQHPFCLHPRGCPEKTGTIGSCRDAVTRVCWHPRGPPSSPARSGSKALPRQGAEEERPPGPAAARRRGAMAEDGGTCAGGGESAHCNVLSWEQVQRLDRILGETIPIHGRGNFPTLAMQPRLIVKVVRSRLELRGIGVRDVRLNGSAASHVLHQHSGLGYKDLDLIFCADLKGEAEFQTVKDVVLDCLLDFLPEGVNKEKITPLTLKEAYVQKMVKVCNDSDRWSLISLSNNSGKNVELKFVDSLRRQFEFSVDSFQIKLDSLLLFYECSENPMTETFHPTIIGESVYGDFQEAFDHLCNKIIATRNPEEIRGGGLLKYCNLLVRGFRAASESEIKSLQRYMCSRFFIDFSDIGEQQRKLESYLQNHFVGLEDRKYDYLMTLHGVVNESTVCLMGHERRQTLNLITMLAIRVLAEQNIIPNVANVTCYYQPAPYVADANFSNYYIAQVQTVFPCQQHTYSTWLPCN, from the exons ATGCAAACCAGCGAGCCAGGACCCCCATGCGCTGCTGGGTCCGGCCTGGGGAGCCGCCAGCACCCGTTCTGCCTGcacccccggggctgccccgagAAAACAG GTACCATAGGCTCGTGCCGAGACGCGGTCACTCGTGTGTGCTGGCATCCCCGCGGCCCCCCCAGCAGCCCGGCGCGCAGCGGCAGCAAAGCCCTCCCGCGACAAG GCGCggaggaagagcggccgccggggccggcggcggcgcggcggcgcggtgcCATGGCCGAGGACGGCGGGACTTGCGCGGGTGGCGGCGAGAGCGCGCACTGCAACGTGCTGAGCTGGGAGCAAGTGCAGCGCCTGGACCGCATCCTGGGCGAGACCATCCCCATCCACGGCCGCGGCAACTTCCCCACGCTGGCCATGCAGCCGCGCCTCATCGTCAAGGTGGTGCGGAGCCGCCTGGAGCTGCGCGGCATCGGCGTGCGCGACGTGCGCCTCAACGGCTCGGCCGCCAGCCACGTCCTGCACCAGCACAGCGGCCTGGGCTACAAGGACCTGGACCTCATCTTCTGCGCCGACCTCAAAGGGGAAGCCGAGTTTCAGACTGTGAAGGACGTGGTCTTGGACTGCCTCTTGGATTTCTTGCCCGAGGGGGTGAACAAGGAGAAGATCACGCCGCTCACCCTCAAG GAAGCGTATGTGCAGAAAATGGTAAAAGTATGCAATGATTCAGATCGGTGGAGTCTCATCTCCTTGTCCAACAACAGTGGCAAAAACGTGGAGCTGAAATTTGTGGACTCTCTGAGGCGGCAGTTTGAATTCAGTGTCGATTCCTTTCAAATCAAGCTGGACTCCCTGCTGCTCTTTTATGAGTGCTCAGAGAATCCAATGACTGAAACTTTTCACCCGACTATCATTGGGGAGAGCGTCTATGGGGATTTCCAAGAAGCCTTTGATCACCTCTGCAACAAGATAATCGCCACCAGAAACCCGGAAGAAATCAGAGGAGGTGGTCTGCTTAAGTACTGCAACCTTTTGGTAAGGGGCTTTAGGGCTGCCTCCGAATCCGAGATTAAGTCCCTGCAGAGATACATGTGCTCGAGATTTTTCATTGACTTCTCAGACATTGGAGAGCAGCAAAGAAAGCTGGAGTCCTACTTGCAGAACCACTTTGTGGGATTAGAGGACCGCAAGTATGACTATCTCATGACCCTTCATGGTGTGGTGAATGAGAGCACAGTGTGCCTGATGGGACATGAGAGGAGACAGACTCTCAATCTGATCACCATGCTGGCCATCCGCGTCCTAGCCGAGCAAAATATCATCCCCAATGTGGCCAATGTCACCTGCTATTACCAGCCAGCCCCGTACGTAGCAGATGCCAACTTCAGCAATTACTACATTGCCCAGGTTCAGACGGTGTTCCCCTGCCAGCAGCACACCTACTCTACTTGGCTGCCCTGTAATTAA